Proteins co-encoded in one Pseudomonas beijingensis genomic window:
- a CDS encoding 4-vinyl reductase, giving the protein MAKIAPQLPIEVDSETGIWTSDALPMLYVPRHFFVNNHMGIEEVLGADAYAEILYKAGYKSAWHWCEKEAECHGLEGVAVFEHYMKRLSQRGWGLFKIQDIDLDKGTASVKLEHSAFVYVYGKVGRKVDYMFTGWFAGAMDQILAARGSKIRTVAEQVYGGSEEGHDDGLFIVKPL; this is encoded by the coding sequence ATGGCCAAAATCGCCCCGCAACTGCCTATCGAAGTCGACAGCGAAACCGGTATCTGGACGTCCGACGCCCTGCCAATGCTGTACGTACCGCGTCACTTCTTCGTCAACAACCACATGGGCATCGAAGAAGTGCTGGGCGCCGACGCCTACGCCGAGATTCTCTACAAGGCCGGCTACAAATCCGCCTGGCACTGGTGTGAAAAAGAAGCCGAATGCCATGGCCTGGAAGGCGTCGCGGTGTTCGAGCACTACATGAAGCGCCTGTCCCAGCGTGGCTGGGGCCTGTTCAAGATCCAGGACATCGACCTGGACAAAGGCACCGCCAGCGTCAAGCTCGAACACTCGGCATTTGTCTATGTGTACGGCAAGGTCGGACGCAAGGTCGACTACATGTTCACTGGCTGGTTCGCCGGTGCCATGGACCAGATCCTCGCCGCTCGCGGCAGCAAGATCCGCACCGTGGCCGAGCAGGTCTACGGCGGTTCCGAAGAAGGCCACGACGACGGCCTGTTCATCGTCAAGCCGTTGTAA
- a CDS encoding dipeptidase: MSPAELHADSIVIDGLIIAKWNRDLFEDMRKGGLTAANCTVSVWEGFQATINNIVASQTLIRENSDLVIPVKTTADIRRAKEQGKTGIIFGFQNAHAFEDQLGYVEIFKQLGVGVVQMCYNTQNLVGTGCYERDGGLSGFGREIVAEMNRVGIMCDLSHVGSKTSEEVILESKKPVCYSHCLPSGLKEHPRNKSDEELKFIADHGGFVGVTMFAPFLAKGIDSTIDDYAEAIEYTMNIVGEDAIGIGTDFTQGHGQDFFEMLTHDKGYARRLTSFGKIINPLGIRTVGEFPNLTETLLKRGHPERVVRKIMGENWVNVLKDVWGE; this comes from the coding sequence ATGAGCCCAGCCGAATTGCACGCCGACAGCATCGTTATCGACGGGCTGATCATTGCCAAGTGGAACCGCGACCTGTTCGAAGACATGCGCAAGGGCGGCCTGACCGCAGCCAACTGCACCGTGTCGGTGTGGGAAGGTTTCCAGGCCACCATCAACAACATTGTTGCCAGCCAGACGCTGATCCGCGAGAACAGCGACCTGGTGATCCCGGTGAAAACCACCGCCGACATCCGTCGCGCCAAGGAGCAGGGCAAGACCGGCATCATCTTCGGCTTCCAGAACGCCCACGCCTTCGAAGACCAGCTCGGCTACGTCGAGATCTTCAAGCAGCTGGGCGTGGGTGTGGTGCAGATGTGCTACAACACCCAGAACCTGGTCGGTACCGGTTGCTACGAGCGTGACGGCGGCCTGTCGGGCTTCGGTCGCGAGATCGTCGCCGAGATGAACCGTGTCGGCATCATGTGCGACCTGTCCCACGTCGGTTCCAAGACTTCCGAAGAAGTCATCCTCGAATCGAAGAAACCGGTGTGCTATTCCCACTGCCTGCCGTCCGGCCTGAAAGAGCACCCGCGCAACAAATCCGATGAAGAGCTGAAGTTCATTGCCGACCACGGTGGTTTCGTCGGCGTGACCATGTTCGCGCCGTTCCTGGCCAAGGGCATCGATTCGACCATCGACGACTACGCCGAAGCCATCGAATACACCATGAACATCGTCGGTGAGGACGCCATCGGCATCGGTACCGACTTCACCCAGGGCCACGGCCAGGATTTCTTCGAGATGCTGACCCACGACAAGGGCTACGCCCGTCGTCTGACCAGCTTCGGCAAGATCATCAACCCCCTGGGCATCCGCACCGTGGGCGAGTTCCCGAACCTCACCGAGACGCTGCTCAAGCGCGGCCATCCTGAGCGGGTGGTGCGCAAGATCATGGGCGAGAACTGGGTCAACGTGCTGAAAGACGTCTGGGGCGAATAA
- a CDS encoding lysozyme inhibitor LprI family protein has translation MKSIFLALALISTLAHATEDTEPNPCDEVENDVQTLACSAYGKTAAEQLLGENLQSLFERLQTRYASDKAQFNDITAKVKAAQQLWQKQRDADCAIAAFPAKPGSEAYKIAENDCMAQVSDDRSEFLESIGQE, from the coding sequence ATGAAATCAATCTTCCTGGCTTTGGCACTGATCAGCACCCTGGCACACGCAACCGAAGACACCGAGCCCAACCCCTGCGACGAAGTCGAAAACGACGTCCAGACCCTGGCCTGCTCGGCCTATGGCAAAACCGCCGCCGAACAATTGCTGGGCGAAAACCTGCAGAGCCTCTTCGAGCGCCTGCAAACCCGCTACGCCAGCGACAAGGCCCAGTTCAACGACATCACTGCCAAGGTCAAGGCCGCCCAACAACTGTGGCAAAAACAGCGCGACGCCGACTGCGCCATCGCCGCCTTCCCGGCCAAACCCGGCAGCGAAGCCTACAAAATCGCCGAAAACGACTGCATGGCCCAGGTGAGCGATGATCGGTCAGAGTTTTTGGAGTCGATTGGGCAGGAGTAA
- a CDS encoding DUF3010 family protein → MKTCGIEIKGSEAIIAVASLDQQALSHVALNTKKIALDDDDDAANVKAFAAQVRAFVADNGIERIAIKKRSKKGEFAGGPTTFKIEGVFQLLEGCEVTLLSPQTLNAQSKKHDFALPATLNKYQHEAYKAACSALMKK, encoded by the coding sequence ATGAAAACTTGCGGTATCGAAATCAAAGGCAGCGAAGCGATCATCGCCGTTGCCTCGCTGGATCAACAGGCGCTGAGCCACGTCGCGCTGAACACCAAGAAAATCGCCTTGGACGACGATGACGACGCCGCCAACGTCAAGGCGTTCGCCGCCCAGGTGCGGGCGTTCGTGGCGGACAACGGCATCGAACGCATCGCCATCAAGAAACGCAGCAAGAAAGGCGAGTTCGCCGGTGGGCCGACCACGTTCAAGATCGAAGGGGTTTTCCAGTTGCTGGAAGGCTGTGAGGTAACGCTGCTGTCGCCGCAGACCCTCAATGCGCAGAGCAAGAAACATGACTTCGCCCTGCCGGCGACGCTGAACAAGTATCAGCATGAGGCTTATAAAGCGGCGTGTTCGGCACTGATGAAGAAATAG
- a CDS encoding alginate lyase family protein — translation MRKSVWLFWLLLFMSRAAQGEIAHPGILVDFKQLRYIKENIYREPWKSAYERALQDPLADKAYEPTPWATVECGSYSNPDNGCSDEIRDARAAYTQALLWRLSGDPRYAENVRKILNAWAETLTGGHTNSNGPLQAAWGAELFTRAAEIVKYSYDGWPQPEKDKVTRLFARQYYPDVLRAFSGGYVCYNKNWHASAIEAMFNIAVFNKNQIWLDDAVAKWRSLVPSYIYLSSDGARPKDAPWCPRSNAQINAHWSNPETYVEGLTQESCRDFEHAAYGLAAIINVAQSARLQGLDLYQDQISQAALRIPKAMELHSAYQNGDQAKLCKAYDGYKNDTVGTFEIGFNHYALREGLSLPQTSLFLQKHRPVKGKFHYLWETLTHGSTGLIP, via the coding sequence GTGAGAAAAAGTGTCTGGCTTTTTTGGTTGTTGCTATTTATGAGTCGCGCGGCACAGGGGGAAATTGCCCACCCGGGTATCTTGGTGGACTTCAAACAATTACGGTACATCAAGGAAAATATTTACCGTGAACCTTGGAAAAGTGCTTATGAGAGAGCTTTGCAGGACCCGTTGGCCGATAAAGCCTACGAGCCCACTCCTTGGGCGACTGTGGAGTGCGGTTCGTATTCAAATCCTGATAATGGTTGTTCGGATGAAATTAGAGACGCACGAGCGGCCTACACACAGGCGTTATTGTGGCGGTTGAGCGGTGACCCTCGATATGCCGAAAACGTACGAAAAATCCTTAACGCATGGGCCGAGACGCTGACGGGGGGACACACTAACAGTAATGGTCCCTTGCAGGCTGCCTGGGGGGCAGAGTTGTTTACTCGGGCTGCTGAGATTGTCAAATATTCCTATGACGGATGGCCCCAACCGGAAAAAGACAAGGTTACTCGGCTGTTTGCGAGGCAATATTATCCTGATGTGCTACGTGCTTTTTCTGGCGGTTATGTTTGCTATAACAAAAATTGGCATGCAAGCGCCATTGAAGCGATGTTCAATATTGCTGTATTCAATAAAAATCAAATATGGCTTGATGACGCTGTTGCGAAGTGGCGTAGCCTCGTTCCGTCCTATATCTATCTTTCCTCAGATGGCGCGCGTCCGAAAGACGCTCCGTGGTGCCCGCGAAGCAACGCGCAAATCAATGCGCACTGGAGCAACCCTGAAACCTACGTAGAAGGTTTGACGCAAGAAAGTTGTCGGGATTTTGAGCATGCGGCTTATGGTTTGGCGGCAATAATCAATGTTGCGCAGAGCGCTCGTTTACAGGGGCTTGATTTGTATCAGGATCAAATCAGTCAGGCCGCGTTACGTATCCCTAAGGCGATGGAATTGCACAGTGCCTATCAAAACGGTGACCAGGCAAAATTATGCAAGGCCTATGATGGATACAAGAACGATACGGTCGGTACGTTCGAGATAGGCTTCAATCACTACGCGCTGCGCGAAGGCCTTTCCCTGCCGCAGACGTCGCTTTTCCTGCAAAAGCACCGCCCCGTCAAAGGCAAATTTCATTACCTTTGGGAGACCCTGACTCATGGGTCCACGGGACTCATCCCCTAA
- a CDS encoding GlxA family transcriptional regulator, with protein MSQDFYFLLMPGFSAIGFISAIEPLRVANRFRGELYRWHVLSIDGGAVLASNGMSVNADAALEPLKKGATLWVVAGFEPLKFATPALERWLHRLDSEGVILGGIDTGSVVLAESGLLEGHRVTLHWEAIEAFKESYPQLGVTQELFEIDRRRITCAGGTASIDLMLDLIGQAHGSELAIQVSEQFVLGRIRPRKDHQRMEIANRYGVRNKKLVHVIGEMETHSEPPLSTLALAESINVTRRQLERLFRLHLNDTPSNFYLRLRLEKARQLLRQTDMSVLEVSIACGFESPSYFTRSYRTRFARCPREDRRQVARN; from the coding sequence ATGTCCCAGGATTTCTACTTCTTGTTGATGCCGGGCTTTTCAGCCATCGGCTTCATTTCGGCCATCGAGCCGTTGCGGGTGGCCAATCGTTTTCGCGGCGAGCTGTATCGCTGGCATGTGCTGAGTATCGATGGCGGGGCGGTGCTGGCGAGCAACGGCATGTCGGTCAACGCCGATGCCGCGCTGGAGCCCTTGAAGAAAGGCGCGACCCTTTGGGTGGTGGCGGGGTTCGAGCCGCTGAAATTCGCCACCCCGGCACTGGAGCGCTGGCTGCATCGGTTGGACAGCGAAGGCGTGATCCTGGGCGGCATCGACACCGGCAGCGTGGTCCTGGCCGAGTCGGGGCTGCTGGAAGGGCATCGCGTGACCTTGCATTGGGAAGCGATCGAGGCGTTCAAGGAGTCTTATCCACAGCTTGGCGTGACCCAGGAACTGTTCGAAATCGACCGGCGCCGCATCACGTGTGCGGGCGGCACCGCGTCCATCGACCTGATGCTCGATCTGATCGGCCAGGCCCACGGTTCGGAACTGGCGATCCAGGTCAGCGAACAGTTCGTGCTCGGCCGCATCCGCCCGCGCAAAGACCACCAGCGCATGGAAATCGCCAATCGCTATGGCGTTCGCAACAAGAAGCTGGTGCACGTCATCGGCGAGATGGAAACCCACAGCGAACCGCCCCTGAGCACCTTGGCGTTGGCCGAGTCGATCAACGTCACCCGCCGCCAGCTCGAACGCCTGTTCCGCCTGCACCTGAACGACACCCCGAGCAACTTCTACCTGCGCCTGCGCCTGGAAAAGGCCCGGCAGCTGCTGCGCCAGACCGACATGAGCGTGCTGGAGGTGAGCATCGCCTGCGGCTTTGAGTCACCGTCGTACTTTACCCGCAGCTATCGGACACGGTTCGCGCGCTGCCCGCGGGAGGATCGGCGACAGGTGGCGAGAAATTAA
- a CDS encoding choline ABC transporter substrate-binding protein encodes MKRLISSCVLALSGTVFLNGAVMAGEPAACQNVRLGVVNWTDVIATSALTQVMLDGLGYKTKQTSASQQIIFAGIRDQRLDLFLGYWNPLMTQTITPFVEAKQVKVLEQPSLKDARATLAVPTYLADKGLKTFADIAKFEKELGGKIYGIEPGSGANTQIKAMIAKNQFGLGKFQLVESSEAGMLAAVDRAVRRKEAVVFFGWAPHPMNVNVQMTYLTGSEDALGPNEGMATVWTVTAPNYAEQCPNVGRLLSNLTFTAEDESRMMQPLLDHKDPLESARQWLKDHPQDKQRWLEGVTTFDGKPAADNLKLTSN; translated from the coding sequence ATGAAACGACTGATCAGCTCCTGCGTCCTTGCACTCAGCGGTACCGTTTTCCTGAATGGCGCGGTCATGGCGGGCGAGCCCGCCGCATGCCAGAACGTACGCCTGGGCGTGGTGAACTGGACCGACGTCATCGCCACCAGCGCCCTGACCCAAGTGATGCTCGACGGTCTCGGCTACAAGACCAAGCAGACCAGCGCCTCCCAGCAAATCATCTTCGCCGGCATCCGCGACCAGCGCCTGGACTTGTTCCTCGGCTACTGGAACCCGTTGATGACCCAGACCATCACCCCATTCGTCGAGGCCAAGCAGGTCAAGGTGCTGGAGCAGCCCAGCCTCAAGGACGCCCGCGCCACTCTGGCCGTACCGACCTACCTGGCCGACAAGGGCCTGAAAACCTTCGCCGACATCGCCAAATTCGAAAAAGAGTTGGGCGGCAAGATCTACGGCATCGAACCCGGTTCCGGCGCCAACACCCAGATCAAGGCGATGATCGCCAAGAACCAGTTCGGCCTGGGCAAATTCCAACTGGTGGAATCCAGCGAAGCCGGCATGCTCGCCGCCGTGGACCGCGCCGTACGACGCAAGGAAGCCGTGGTGTTCTTCGGCTGGGCGCCGCATCCGATGAACGTCAACGTGCAAATGACCTACCTCACCGGCAGCGAAGACGCCCTCGGTCCGAACGAAGGCATGGCCACCGTGTGGACCGTCACTGCGCCAAACTACGCCGAGCAATGCCCGAACGTCGGTCGCTTGCTGAGCAACCTGACCTTCACCGCCGAAGACGAGAGCCGGATGATGCAGCCGTTGCTCGATCACAAGGATCCCCTCGAATCGGCCCGGCAATGGCTCAAGGATCACCCGCAAGACAAGCAGCGCTGGCTCGAAGGCGTGACCACCTTCGACGGCAAGCCGGCCGCCGACAACCTGAAACTCACCAGTAACTGA
- a CDS encoding 3-keto-5-aminohexanoate cleavage protein — MNHDVIITCALTGAGDTTAKSPHVPVTPKQIAAAAVEAAKAGATVVHCHVRDPQTGKFSRDVALYREVMERIREADVDIIVNLTAGMGGDLEIGAGENPMEFGPNTDLVGPLTRLAHVEELLPEICTLDCGTLNFGDGDTIYVSTPAQLRAGAKRITELGVKAELEIFDTGHLWFAKQLIKEGLLDNPLFQLCLGIPWGAPADTTTMKAMVDNLPADAVWAGFGIGRMQMPMAAQAVLLGGNVRVGLEDNLWLDKGVLATNGQLVERAGEILSRLGARVLTPAEGRKKMGLTQRG; from the coding sequence ATGAACCACGACGTCATCATCACCTGCGCACTCACCGGTGCTGGCGACACGACCGCCAAGAGCCCGCACGTGCCGGTCACCCCGAAACAGATCGCCGCCGCTGCCGTCGAGGCGGCGAAGGCCGGGGCCACGGTGGTCCACTGCCACGTTCGCGATCCGCAGACCGGCAAGTTCAGCCGCGATGTGGCGCTGTACCGCGAAGTGATGGAGCGCATCCGTGAGGCGGACGTCGACATCATCGTCAACCTCACCGCCGGTATGGGCGGCGACCTGGAGATCGGCGCTGGCGAAAACCCGATGGAGTTCGGCCCCAACACCGACCTGGTGGGCCCGCTGACTCGCCTGGCCCATGTCGAGGAGCTGTTGCCGGAAATCTGCACCCTGGATTGCGGCACCCTGAACTTTGGCGACGGCGACACCATTTACGTCTCCACCCCGGCGCAACTGCGGGCCGGCGCCAAGCGCATCACTGAACTGGGGGTCAAGGCCGAGTTGGAGATCTTCGACACCGGCCACCTGTGGTTCGCCAAGCAACTGATCAAGGAAGGCCTGCTGGACAACCCGCTGTTCCAGCTCTGTCTGGGCATCCCGTGGGGGGCACCGGCCGACACCACCACTATGAAGGCCATGGTCGACAACCTGCCGGCCGATGCAGTGTGGGCCGGCTTCGGCATCGGCCGCATGCAAATGCCGATGGCCGCCCAGGCAGTGCTGCTGGGGGGCAACGTGCGGGTCGGGCTGGAAGACAACCTCTGGCTGGACAAAGGCGTGCTCGCCACCAACGGCCAATTGGTGGAGCGGGCTGGCGAAATCCTCAGTCGCCTTGGGGCGCGAGTGCTCACGCCCGCTGAGGGGCGCAAGAAAATGGGTCTGACTCAGCGCGGCTGA
- a CDS encoding L-carnitine dehydrogenase: MSFITDIKTFAALGSGVIGSGWVSRALAHGLDVVAWDPAPGAEAALRKRVANAWGALEKQGLAPGASQDRLRFVATIEECVRDADFIQESAPERLELKLELHAQISAAAKPDALIGSSTSGLLPSEFYENSTHPERCVVGHPFNPVYLLPLVEVVGGKNTAPEAVQAAMQVYESLGMRPLHVRKEVPGFIADRLLEALWREALHLVNDGVATTGEIDDAIRFGAGLRWSFMGTFLTYTLAGGDAGMRHFMAQFGPALQLPWTYLPAPELTEKLIDDVVDGTSEQLGNHSISALERYRDDCLLAVLEAVKATKAKHGMAFSE; this comes from the coding sequence ATGAGCTTCATCACCGACATCAAGACCTTTGCCGCCCTGGGCAGCGGCGTGATCGGCAGCGGCTGGGTCAGCCGGGCCTTGGCCCATGGCCTCGACGTTGTCGCCTGGGACCCGGCCCCCGGCGCTGAAGCCGCGCTGCGCAAACGCGTCGCCAACGCCTGGGGCGCCCTGGAGAAACAAGGCCTGGCCCCTGGCGCCTCGCAGGATCGCCTGCGCTTTGTCGCCACCATCGAAGAATGCGTGCGCGACGCCGACTTCATCCAGGAAAGCGCCCCCGAGCGGCTGGAACTCAAGCTCGAACTGCACGCCCAGATCAGCGCCGCCGCCAAGCCAGATGCACTGATCGGATCGAGTACCTCGGGGCTGCTGCCAAGCGAGTTCTATGAAAACTCCACCCACCCGGAACGGTGCGTGGTCGGGCACCCGTTCAACCCCGTCTATCTATTGCCGCTGGTGGAAGTGGTCGGTGGCAAAAACACCGCGCCCGAAGCCGTGCAAGCGGCGATGCAGGTGTATGAATCCCTCGGCATGCGGCCGTTGCACGTGCGCAAGGAAGTGCCCGGCTTCATCGCCGACCGCCTGCTCGAAGCGCTGTGGCGCGAGGCCCTGCATCTGGTCAACGACGGTGTCGCTACCACTGGGGAAATCGACGATGCCATCCGTTTTGGCGCCGGCCTGCGCTGGTCGTTCATGGGCACGTTCCTGACCTACACCCTGGCCGGCGGCGATGCCGGCATGCGGCACTTCATGGCCCAGTTCGGCCCGGCACTGCAACTGCCGTGGACCTACCTGCCAGCGCCGGAACTGACCGAGAAGCTGATCGACGATGTGGTGGATGGCACGAGCGAGCAATTGGGCAACCACAGCATTTCGGCCCTGGAGCGCTATCGTGATGATTGCCTGCTGGCAGTGCTGGAGGCGGTGAAGGCCACCAAAGCCAAACATGGCATGGCCTTCAGCGAGTAA
- a CDS encoding thioesterase family protein — translation MPTLTTYQTPILPEWVDYNGHLRDAFYLLIFSYATDALMDRLGLDSQNREASGHSLFTLELHLNYLHEVKLGAEVQVHTQIIGHDAKRLHLYHSLHLVGGDKELAGNEQMLLHVDLAGPRSAPFTQQTLARLDALLDEQSDLPPPAYIGRVIALPPAR, via the coding sequence ATGCCCACCCTCACCACCTACCAAACCCCCATCCTCCCCGAATGGGTCGATTACAACGGCCATCTGCGCGATGCCTTCTACCTGCTGATCTTCAGCTACGCCACCGACGCGCTGATGGACCGGCTCGGCCTGGACAGCCAGAACCGCGAAGCCAGCGGCCACTCGCTGTTCACCCTCGAACTTCACCTCAATTACCTGCACGAAGTGAAGCTTGGGGCCGAGGTGCAAGTGCACACGCAGATCATCGGCCACGACGCCAAACGCCTGCATCTCTACCACAGCCTGCACCTGGTTGGTGGTGATAAAGAGTTGGCCGGCAATGAGCAGATGCTGCTGCACGTCGACCTCGCCGGTCCGCGCTCGGCGCCCTTCACGCAGCAGACCCTGGCCCGGCTCGACGCCCTGCTCGACGAGCAATCCGACCTGCCGCCCCCGGCGTACATCGGCCGGGTCATCGCCCTGCCCCCCGCCCGATAA
- a CDS encoding gamma-butyrobetaine dioxygenase, protein MNTAAAFADFRRYPLIFALTAATPLADQVQVTWADGRTSPFHHPWLRDNCPCAQCVYSVTREQVLEIVDVPEGMSPRAVRLDTEGCLCVDWQDGHQSRFDPGWLRAHAYDDQSRAERLANKPRCQLWRHDLPLPVFDYPALMDDADALLHWLLAVRDIGLTQVRGVPTEPGSLKRIAQRISFIRESNFGVLFNVQSKADADSNAYTAFNLPLHTDLPTRELQPGLQFLHCLVNDADGGESIFVDGFAIAEALRQEDPEAFDALCQIPVEFRNKDRRSDYRCLAPIIALDALGQVSEIRMANFLRGPFDTSVEQMPRLYRAYRRFIALTREPHFRLVQRLEPGQLWCFDNRRTLHARNAFDPASGARHFQGCYVDRDELLSRILVLQR, encoded by the coding sequence ATGAACACCGCCGCCGCTTTTGCCGACTTCCGCCGTTATCCCCTGATCTTCGCGTTGACCGCCGCAACCCCCTTGGCCGACCAGGTGCAAGTGACGTGGGCCGATGGCCGGACCAGCCCTTTTCATCACCCATGGCTGCGGGACAACTGCCCGTGCGCCCAATGCGTCTACAGCGTCACCCGCGAGCAGGTGCTGGAAATCGTCGACGTCCCGGAAGGGATGTCACCCAGGGCGGTCCGTCTCGACACCGAAGGCTGTCTCTGCGTGGACTGGCAGGACGGCCACCAGAGCCGTTTCGACCCGGGCTGGTTGCGCGCCCACGCCTACGACGATCAATCCCGGGCCGAGCGCCTGGCGAACAAGCCGCGGTGCCAGCTGTGGCGGCACGACCTGCCACTGCCGGTGTTCGATTACCCGGCGCTGATGGACGATGCCGATGCGTTGCTGCACTGGTTGCTGGCGGTGCGCGACATCGGCCTGACCCAAGTGCGTGGCGTGCCCACCGAACCCGGTTCGCTGAAACGCATTGCCCAGCGCATTTCCTTCATCCGCGAGAGCAACTTCGGCGTGCTGTTCAACGTGCAGTCCAAGGCCGATGCCGACAGCAACGCCTACACCGCTTTCAACCTGCCACTGCACACCGACCTGCCGACCCGGGAGTTGCAGCCGGGGCTGCAGTTCTTGCATTGCCTGGTGAATGACGCTGACGGTGGCGAGAGCATTTTTGTCGACGGTTTTGCCATTGCCGAGGCGTTGCGCCAAGAAGACCCCGAGGCCTTCGACGCCCTTTGCCAGATCCCGGTGGAATTTCGCAACAAGGACCGCCGCAGCGACTACCGCTGCCTGGCGCCGATCATCGCCCTGGATGCCCTCGGGCAGGTTTCGGAAATCCGCATGGCGAACTTCCTGCGAGGGCCGTTCGACACCTCGGTCGAGCAGATGCCCAGGCTTTACCGTGCCTACCGCCGCTTCATCGCCCTGACCCGCGAGCCACACTTTCGCCTGGTGCAGCGCCTCGAACCCGGCCAGCTCTGGTGCTTCGACAATCGCCGCACCCTCCACGCCCGCAACGCCTTCGACCCGGCCTCCGGAGCCCGGCATTTCCAGGGGTGCTATGTGGATCGAGATGAGTTGTTGTCGCGGATTCTGGTGTTGCAGAGGTAG